The following nucleotide sequence is from Acyrthosiphon pisum isolate AL4f chromosome A2, pea_aphid_22Mar2018_4r6ur, whole genome shotgun sequence.
ACAGtagatatttgattataatgttagtattttcaatacatttttttttgaatcacTTAAGGGGGCCCAGTTGGTcgtattttaatgaaattaatataggtaatttaatttgatttaacatGATGAGATTAAAATGACTTGTAAATGTATGGAAAGTAAATGGACATTAGTATGTGTGAATTTAATCTGCAATTGTTTTTGGTCAATATTTCTTAGAAATGTGCTGAATTATTACAGTAGGCCTGCGTAATACCGTCAGGTAGGTTGGTTGTTATTTATATTCGCCTTCTAACTTACATACGCACAGGCATtggcaataatataaaattagataaagGTTTTTgtcgaggcgattttgaatatctattttttcagttatgatatccatgaataaaaatatgatatttttgtatttataatattaattatgacactaacaataattggaatattaaaaattgcctTGGTCAAACCTAGTAAACTTGATGACCAATCATAGtctgttttcaatatttaaaatccgTCAAACCAAATTCCTTCAGTTTTCTCTGGtttttggtctaaaagtcacttttttagTTATAACTAGCCATAAATATATATCAGGGATGGCAAACCTTTTGAACACTGCGTGcccaaaattacctttttttttttagagcgtgccatgaaaaaaattatattttgttatattataatttgattgtataatttatgtataaaaagggTTAGTTTAGaacctaaataattatctacagataaaatagaataatggTTAATGACCGATAAAAGCCGTATGctcaaaattacctatattctataatctataataccgggtgattcttttatcaaacaacactcattatttcaaaaagtgtacatttttttgaaaatatttttttacatagtttcaagtcgcttataaaacaacacttttcttaaaaaattatatttttaaatattttttatccttatagttttttaagttttttactttttgaatgacaacatagggttttaattttatattcNNNNNNNNNNNNNNNNNNNNNNNNNNNNNNNNNNNNNNNNNNNNNNNNNNNNNNNNNNNNNNNNNNNNNNNNNNNNNNNNNNNNNNNNNNNNNNNNNNNNNNNNNNNNNNNNNNNNNNNNNNNNNNNNNNNNNNNNNNNNNNNNNNNNNNNNNNNNNNNNNNNNNNNNNNNNNNNNNNNNNNNNNNgaatataaaattaaaaccctgtgttgtcattcaaaaaagtaaaaaacttaaaaaactataaggataaaaaatatttaaaaatataattttttaagaaaagtgttgttttataagcgacttgaaactatgtaaaaaaatgtacactttttgaaataatgagtgttgtttgataaaagaatcacccggtatatatagTAAACATTTTCGCGTGCCCACAAAATCTTTTTGTGTGCCATGGATTTGCCATCCCtgatatgtattgtataatataatattttataactgtacatttttaaccacagaatatttatttctaaggaAACTTATTTGATGCCGTATCATTGGCAGCTAAAGCTGCTTTGTGTAACACAAGTCTACCAAATATTGTGGGGACATACGAGGATGGCCAAAATATCGATCTTCAGATATCTGATGATCCATTCGATACAAAACCACTAGAGGCCAGTGACTTACCTGTCTTGGTGTCCTTGTGCAAAATTGGCAACAGTTATGTGGCTGATCCTACAATAGAGGAGGAAATATGTGGTGCAGGATGTATTGTCGTATCAGTCACGCCCAAAGGAAACGTAACGGCTGTATTAAAAAAAGGAGCCGGAAGCTTTATGCCGGATACGTTAAACGAAATCATTATGGTAATaccaatagtttattttaaacttattaagccaaaactattatacatatatattatattctaattatttttagtctGGTTCACACATTGGTATTCTGTTGAATAAAGCGCTCAATGAAACTCTTATTCAAGACATGTCCAGTAATGTTTGTAAGCAACAATATGGTTTccttaaatgaataaaaattaaagtatatactttttttttttatgtaaataatatttaatataaacattatacatttatacattttataatactgatgacaataaaaattaaaaaagaaaattaaaactgtaatacaTAGTCAAGTATGTGTCACATAAGACATGTTAAACTATGCCTTATGTGACACATAAAATGACTATGCGTATGgacataaatgttataaaaatgtcatgtctttaaaaataaaagaaaaacatgaaataaatataaagctggcaaaaaaataaatggttttcaGAGAAGATGTTCAAGGTAAAACacttaaaaccgttaaaaatcaataatcgacaagtagataataaaattaagaaaccAGTATCATTATTCCCAAATGTCCTCTGATTTTTCTTCTTTGGCACTAACAAACAACTTTTGGATGGTGAACGTCACATGCTCTGAAaagttatgaaatattaaaatgatgaaTAAGTTTAGTCAAAAGTGGTTATAGTTGTATGAACGTCAACACTTACTTAATGAATTTTGGAACCACACGGGTTTAGTTTTCCAAACTACACATAAATAGTATACTGGAATGCCTAACACAGTGATGCCAACTCCCATGCCAACTTCAAAAGGTTTTACGTAACACGGCAACACAATCAAGAATAATGACAGTATTACATATGTAATTGGGATCCAAAGGGAAACCTAGAGTTGTCAACACAAATAATGTATAGTTTAGATTTTAATGTGTATGCTTTTTATTTCCATCATCATACCTTGATTGGCCTGTTAATGTTTGGACGTTTCCATCGGTTCCACAATACTGAAGACACCGATAGCATTGTGAAGAATGCCTCTACAATACTAGAATATGTTATAAGCATCTCAACATCACTTGTGAAAAGCATGAGTAAAGATAAGATGTTCTGCAACAGTAATAGTTTATAGTCAGTTTTCCACCAGTAATAGTAATCATATTGCTTATCTTACCAAAAACACTAGAGATGGGGTTGGTGTGTACCGTTCCACATTGATGTAAGACAAAAACGTTGGGAAGTGACCGTATCGCGCTCCGACAAAGCACATtctgaaaaacaataaaatatacaattttagtaacaaATGAACATCAGCAAATCCCTAAATATgtaccaaatttttatttttttaactcatcaACTAGTTGAGACTTATAGagttcaaatgtatattttcttcaaatgaagcataacaattttttttgtcagaaaataaatgtaggtatacgtattaGTTATGTTGATGGTTACTGGTTAGTTATTGTTTGCTAGGTATTTATTGTTGTGTTGAAAATTAACTTGTTTAAAGTTATAAGAGGAAAAAACTTCCAAGTTTTAATATCTCAACTCGTTAGTGTCTAGTCATAGACAACACATAGTAATCATAACTTAAACCTACCTGGATGAAGTCATGATGTGAACGCACAGACCGCCGAAT
It contains:
- the LOC100169389 gene encoding exosome complex component RRP42, which encodes MSLVSLNEAEKVYIIHGVEENFRCDGRSRQDYRPLELEMDIVSNANGSARLRLANSDILVCVKVEIDTPLPEAPKDGKIEYFVDCSANATPAFEGRGGEHLAAELSRFLCLAHGPVFNLSKLCIVPGQSCWKLFVDVLILECGGNLFDAVSLAAKAALCNTSLPNIVGTYEDGQNIDLQISDDPFDTKPLEASDLPVLVSLCKIGNSYVADPTIEEEICGAGCIVVSVTPKGNVTAVLKKGAGSFMPDTLNEIIMSGSHIGILLNKALNETLIQDMSSNVCKQQYGFLK